The sequence TATCTCTTCGTGAGACTTCTCTATTGTGAACATAATCATTTTCCCACACGTACTATTATAGCTTCGGGTGTAGCTATTAGCAAACGGCTATAAATATCTTGTCACATTGGTGTTCCCTCAGTTCTACCAGATATGCTTGCTTACAGATTCTGCATGCTTCGCTTACAACTCTGCTATTACACTGCGCATCTGCCGGTTCAATCTTTCATGCACAGTATATATGAATTTAGATTTTGCGAACATcatattttgtttattgttaCCTTGTgtactatatttttttgtgtgtttgtgTGCGTGCATGGTGTGAGTGCGCGCATGTTCTCTTTTTCTATGTTGCTGTACAGCATCACAATCATGCCCTATTTGTTTTGGCAGGTCTATGCTGTGATGTCCTTTCTATCCCTTGTTCTGCGTGATCACTCGATTTACTTCAATTCAATCAGAGAAGTGTAAGTTTACTGTCCGTCAagcaaatgttgaaattttactcctagttttttgtttttgattttgCACTCAGGTTTCTTTAAATTTTCATGCCTCTTCTAGTTTGTATGTCATTTAGCATAGCTAGATTGAGTCGATACTGCAAAAAGCAGTATTATTAGTGTAAGTTATTAGCGTAAGTTGCTGTTGCGCGTTTTGATAAGGCCATGTGTTTGTATTGCTTGTGCATGTAGTATGTAAAGAACCTAGAAGGACCAATTTGGCAATAGCAGAAAGGGCTTTTAGCATTTGCTGCTAGAATGTTAGTCTCCTAACTTGCCAGGCTAGCCCCTGGGTGAAGCTCCCCTACGGATCAAGTCTATCTCACAGGATTTTGGATATTTGGGATTTTTATGTACTGTTTGGTGCAGAGTCTATATGTGGAGGCAAAACAATTTTGTCCAATGTTGGCAGGAAACAAAATATTTGTTGCACATTGGTTAATTCTAGGCTTTTCTGTAGCTTGAACCTGATGTCTCGTAAAACTTAATACATGTTTTCCATAGACAAGTGAAAATAGTGTACAGGAATACATACTTTGGCCACAATTTCTTTCCATTTAATAGTAAAGTCGAGAACAATGCTTACTTTGCTCTTCTTAAATCTTTAGCAAATGTTTGCAACATTGACTGTGGCTTTCCATTTCCTGCAAATGTGAGAATCTTAGTTGTCCACATGTTCATTGGCTATGTGCCCTGTGCATACTTGAAATAGATGTTTATGGAAATATCCAGAAAGAATgtcaaaaaaaatcttttaaagtcTCTTGGAAGCTTGATCAGAATTTTGAGTTGATGTGCTACAATGTTTCAGTTATGATGCTTGGGTCATCTATAATTTTCTTTCACTCTGCTTGGCATGGGTGGGAGGTCCAGGTGCTGTAGTATTGAGTTTGAGTGGCCGAGTTCTGAAGCCATCATGGGTGCTGATGACATGCTGTTTCCCTGCTTTCCCTCTTGATGGGTGCGTAACAAGTCCATAAAGCCACCTTCATCCTGTATGATGTTTAGCTTACAAGATTGCTACATATTAGATTAATATGAGTTGAGATTTTCTGAAGCAGTTGTTTCTGATAAAATCGTTTGCTTGAACAGGCGTTTCATTAGGAGATGCAAGCAAGGGTGTCTCCAATTTGTGATTCTTAAGCCTATTTTGGTTGTGATTACCTTCATACTATATGCAAAAGGAAAATATGAGGATGGGAACTTTAGCGTGAACCAAGCCTATCTTTATATCACAATCATCTATACAATATCCTATTCGGTTGCATTGTACGCTCTTGCTTTGTTCTATGCGGCATGTAGAGATCTGCTTCGACCATTCAACCCGGTCCCCAAGTTTATAATTATCAAATCAGTTGTTTTTCTCACGTATTGGCAGGTATTCTTCCCCTCATAGTCTTCTTTCATACTGGGTTCAGCCCTCAGCTCTCTGACTGTTTGCTTACATAGGGAGAGCTATCGGTAGTCGTAAATCAAAGTATTCTGGAATCTTTATGTTAGAAAAAGTTTAAACCTATATATTCTACAGGGTGTTCTGGTTTTCCTAGCAGCCAAGTCTGGATTTGTGAAGAATGCTGGAGAGGCTGCTGATTTTCAGAACTTCGTGCTGTGCATTGAGATGCTTGCAGCAGCTGTTGGGCACTTGTTTGCTTTCCCTTACAAGGAGTATGCAGGTGCTAATATAGGTGGCTCTCGCGATCTTAGGAGAAGCCTCGCTCAtgctttaaatttgaatgattTCTATCATGACACTGTTCATCAGGTGATCAAACTCAGTAGACTGTTGCAACTTCGTATATTTACGTAATTTGACTAAAACATGCATACATTTCTGACGAGAACTATTTGTGAACAGTTTGCCCCTACTTATCATGATTACGTACTTTACAATAATGGTGAGGGTGATGACGGAGCAAGGAAATACCGATCGCGCACTTTTGTGCCCACCGGACAGGAAATGGATGCCGTGAGAAGGAACAAACACGTGTGCACCGGCAGAGCCGACAATGCGGAATTATCTAACATCCCTTTGAGCAGTACGTCGCCAAACCAGTCGGATCGGGAAGCAATTAAATCCTCTTTGCTCAAGGAAAATGCTGCTGCTTCAGCACGCCCATATGATCTATCTATCTTGAGCGACATAGATCTGTCCAAGTATCCGGCTGAGGTccctgctgttgctgattcaaGCAAACAATTACCTTTAAATGCACGAGGAACACTTTTGTAGGCAAAATTGAAGCTCTGAAACAGTTGAAGCTCAGAAACAGTTGAACTGGGAAATTGTGTATTTTACTTGATTTACTATGAGCTTCGATGCTTCATATGCTGCTCAAATGTTACAGTATTCACAGGTTCAGAGTGGTTGACAATCATTCTACTACACATCAATTATATTCCTCTTTTCATTCTTTCAATGAATCagctagaaaatttttttatgtactCTTTTTTCGTTCTTCTCCTGTGAAAGGCCTAGTGCAGGTAACTGCATATATTCCGAACTACGAGGTCTTTGAGCCAAATTGTCTTTTGTTGGGTCACACTAGTAACAGTTGACCATTCAACATTCACCTGTTCGGTGCATAGAAGCTTTTCAAGCGTCTCtcttcttctatttttattttttttcaacagcTTGGACGGTCGAATATTCTGCTGCTTCAATACTCACAGATCATACAGAAGATTTGATTAACATGATTGGAGTAAAGTAGTTTGTACAACTGGCACAGTTGGATATTCTGCTGCACTATTAACATCCATAGACCATCTCGAATATCTGCTTAACCATGGATTGGGGAGGCTGCAATCCAGCAGCCTTCTTCTCGTAAAGCAGTCTGATGGCCTCTTCAAAGCACCCTCGACGAGCATAGGCGGTGAGCACTGCATTCCAGCACGCATCATCTTGCAACCTGCTGACTGAATCAAGAGACCTCCTTGCGTCCGCCAAGAGCCCGTTTTGGGAGTACATGCGAAACAGACTGCTCCCCACGTACTGATCTGATTCCGCTCCGAGCTTGATGGCGATGGTGTGGACTTGTCTTCCGATCCACCCACCGTCCCCTATTCTCGCACATGCCTTGAGGACATTTGTGAGAAGAGAACAGGGGTTCCCTCTTTTCCCCAACCTCGCTGTTTTCCTGAAGATGCTGATCGCTTCCTCGAACAGGCCTTCTCTGCAGCAACATGCGATCATACTCGTCCAATCTTCCTCCTGAAAAGGGTACATGATCACCCTATCTAAGGCTTGTCGCGCGGCGTCTCGGCGCCCGAGTGTGCTGTAGAATTGAATTAGGGAGCTGCCGGCCCCGCTTGCTCCCATCATTTTCTCAATCAGCCCGTGAACCTGTCGGCCGAGTCCCAGCTCCCTCGCACGACCGCACGACCTCAGAAGAGCCATGAGTATAGCATCCAAACAGCAGCGGCTTCTTGACTCTGCGACAGTTGCGAACTCTGCAGCTCGCATCTTCGTGAAGAGCTTTGTCGCCTCGCAGTggctggtgctgctgctgctattgTCGTGGGAGTAAGCGGCGATCACGGCCGCCCACGAGACGGCGTCTCTGGCAGGCATTCGGTCGAATAGCTGGCGTGCGGCCTCCACCTTGCCGCAGGCCGCGTACATGAGCAGCAGGCGGTTGGCGAGGATGAGGCCGGCGGGAGCGGCTCCGCGGGTCCTCACCAGGATGTGGGCGTGGACCTCGGCTCCTTGGACAGCGTCCCGGGAATGGGTGCACTCCTTGATGAGGTCCACGTACACGTCTTCCTCCACGGGGAGGCGCAGAGCATCCATCAGGCAGAGCACGTCGCCCGCTGTCGCCGTCTTGACGCGACAGGCACGGCTCCACGGTGCCCGTCGCTCTTGCtcttgctcctcctcctcctcctcgccttcATCTCCCTCGGTAGTAATCAGAGAGCCGAGCGGGTGCTGCTTCgtcgtggtggtggtggtggtggtggtagaggGGAGTTGGGGGCGCCGTAGCTGCTGCAGGGGTAGAACTGCCCTTGCTTGAGCGGAAGGCTCCGATGACGGTGTCCGCCTCCACCACCTCCCAGCTGCCGTTGTGTGCGTcctcgccatcgccgccgcggTGCTGCTCGCAGCCATCATTCCCCGAACCTGCTTTATATATCATCACTTGAAGCGAACCCGAACCTGTTCATTTTTAACATACGGTGGTTGTCAAGCTTCCAAAGCAGAAAGAGCTTAACTGCTCAACTCAAAAAGGGATGGCTCATTCTTTAGATCGATACTGCACGTGCACATATATGCATTCTGACGCAGCCAGTGCCGTGCTAATGCCTAATGGGCAGGCCATGGGGCCCCTTCAGAACTTGGAAAAACGCCCCAGTAAGCCCGGCACTGATATTTGGGGCGATGGGCCCAAACAACTTTCCTTTTTCAAATAAGAAAACCAAGCCAACACACAACAACAAGGAGCATGGAAAACATggaaaacaaattttgatcatcAAATACCATCCAAGCCTCAGAACATAACCAGCAAAATAAGGCAAGCGTGCTAAAAGTACAGATAGAAGCAAGTTCCAACGTGGCCTTCTTTTGAAAGCTTCACTCTTCAAATGGGTGTAGGTGCAAGACCATATTGATGTATTTGTAACAAAACTGTGCGTGCGCAGATGAGCTTGATAAAATACATTCACACCTCATAGGTTGCCCTCATCAACCGGATCAGATCACTGCTTACCCAATACCAAAATCTAAAACAACAAATCCATGAATAATTGCCCAAAGCTGCtcttaatttaaaagtttccCTCTACTCGGCATATGACAACTATGGCCTTAATTTATTTCACAAGTGAACGGCCTCTTTCCACATCGACACAAAGGCTGTTACCCTTCGGATACACGTAAAAGGTGCTCTGCTCGGTTATTTATCCAATAGTTCTCGAAAAGAGAGACAAAGACCTACTGCTGGAATTGATAAAATTCATAACAAGTGATTTACAAACTTCATTCAAACTACTCCATATTTCAAGAATAAAGGCTAATGCATGTATTAACGTAAAGGCAGATGAACCAGATGTACTGAAAGCATGATTTCAACATTAGAACAATAACATAGAATAAAAACAAAGTTGAAAGGTCATACTCTAGAGACGAACAAAATTTGAGCAATGTCTTACCATACAAATGGCCTCTAGAGTAAATGACCAAAAGAAAAGGGCATCAAGAGAGCAGCAGAAACATCAGGCTCACTATTGATATTTTATTAGACCAACATTCTGAAGAATATGTAATTATGTTCATCTATCTTCTTTCATCATAACTGAGGCTGCAGTTTTTCTGCCGCTCCTCATTTTCTCCATAAATGAATCAACATTTTGAAAACAGCATTTTTGAATCCTGAAAGTTCAGTAACAGACTTGCCAGTAACATAGTTTGCAGCCATGATGACCTCACTTTCGCAAGGTCAAAACTAAATTCTGTACATAAGGAATGTATCGAACTGGACACAAGTCAATAGTAAAGTTAAAAAACAGCACCAGCGAGAGAAATGTACATCTAGTAGATCGAATCCCCTGGAACAAGCCAAATTAGTATAACGGTTGCATTTTCACAAGCCTGGCATCAAGAAACTTTGGTCCAAACTACAACAACGTCCACTTGCTAAAATGACCGTAACTGAGAGGAGGTAGCATGCTAGACCAATGGGTCACAAAATTCACAGACATACCATGGAACAGTGTTCAGAAAATATGACTAAAACAATAGAGCATTCCACTATGAAAGTCCTCTTAGTCGCCGCTAAACTAATATTCGGGGAATTCCTACCCTGAACTGATATGTGTTTCTGTGGGTCAAAGACTTTGAAACTATAGAGAAATATGAATcacaaaaagaataaagaaaaaggaagaggacAAGGTAACAAAATTCTAGACATAACTGCTTTGGCTTCCCAACACAAGACACACTAGAGGATCCAAATTATGGATGTGGCCCTAAGAATTTGAAGTTTTGCTATCTCATGTATTTGGCCTGCATCAAAAGTGTCCTAGATATTTTCTAGTGATCCAATGAAAGCTTGCACGAAGTTTTAGAAGTCATACGGGAACTTCGCAGAGAGAAGGAATTTGGAAGTTAAACCCCCTGAGCTCCAAAGAAATTACTAGAGCTTTCTCTGTACTCCGATGAACACAGTCGTCATGATAAGATTCCGATTCCGCACCGTCTTGATCTTAATTTAATAAAGAGGAGACCACCCAAAATAAAACACGAACTTTTCTAAATCCAATTTATCCCCAAAAAGCCTTATCAAACTTGAATTGACTCAGTTGGACCTGAACAAAATCCAACAGAACTCCTGAACTAATTGGGAATCTCAGTATCTAACCGACTTAAATGAACTAATAACAAACTCAAATAGTCCCGACATAAGTTACAGTTCAACCTTGATACCTATACAAGCCCACCCTGCCTCAGCCGCTTCTTCCTGAAAAGGCTTAGTGTAGTTTTCAGAGTAAAATTCAGTATGCCTAGGTATATGAAAGAAGTGAAAGGGTTTTGATTTTTCTGACACTTCAATGTGGTATTAATGGGTGAGGTGACAGTACAAACATTACCAAAGTTACGGACGCAATCAGTAGATTGATATTTGCTCTATAACATCTGAAACATGAAGAGTTTCCCCAATGCATAGTGAACTGTGCCTAGACGGAACTAGACTGATGCTCACAAGAAGAAATCATACTGAAGCTTGTCTCAATGCAATCAATTGTGATATGCCGTGCTTCTTGCCAACTCCTTACACCTTATTTCTGATTCCCAAACACACAGGCAcgcccaaaagaaaaaaaaaaaaaaaaaaaaaaaaaagaatagaaggGGTAATACAAATGTTCTTAAATTATCCTGTTGGCTAAAACGAACTCTAGAATCAAGACTAGTTCTAATCTAAGCAGATGGTAAAATGTGAATCATGATCTGTGTAACTTAACTAGTATGTTCTTTATGGAactaatccaacaaaaaatgTCCAGAGCACTAGAGTCCGTATTACTAAAAGCGATGAAGCGATCTTACAAGAGCAAAGCAATAGCAGTTAGTCGACTGTCGGGGGCACCGGAGCAGAACAAGAATGGAGTTGAGGAGATCTAGCAGTAAAGATTGGTCAGAAGGGGAAGCCCAGGCGCCTGGTGGACCTCGACGATTCGGCCAACCGCCGCAACCCCTTGACATTCTCGTAGTATTCCATCAGCTCCCTCGCGACGGCATCCTCGTGGCACGTCACGAAGGACCTGAGGAAGCGCCGCTCCGGCATGCGGACGGCCTTCACCACGTAGGGCTCCTTCACCTGCGGTGTGGGGCGGAGGCCCATCTGGCGCAGCTTGACGACCAGCAGGTGGCGCGGCCGCAGCACCTTTTCGAGGTTGCAGTAGAGCAGCGCGGGCTCGTCGAGCACCGAGCGCGGCGGCAGCTTGACGGTGCCGACGATGTAGGTCATGTTGCGCTGCACCTTGTCGACGGAGAGGGTGAGGACGTTGGGCGTGCGGGCGAAGAGGCCCATGACGTCGTCGCAGGAGAAGCCGAACTTCTCGAGGTTGGCGAGCTTGGCGCGGAGGGTGTCGAGGCGGGAGATGGCGAGCACGGAGAGGGCGTACTTGTACATGGGGTGGGCGGGGGCGAGGCgggtgcggcggaggaggtcgaGCTTCTCGGGGTCGAGGGCGGAGCGGGGGATGATGGTGGGGCGGGAGACGAGGAGGCGGCCGAGGGCGCGGGGGTCGACGCCCAGGGACTGGTAGAGGGCGACGCAGGGGCGCATCGTGCCCTCCACGTCGTAGGTGAGGAGGGAGGGGTTGCGGGAGAcggcgcggaggaggagggcaGCGCCGGCGTCGTCGGAGGGGAAGAGGGTGGACCGGAGGAACTCGATGCGGGCGGCGACGCCGTGGCCGACGCGCCCGCAGAGGAAGCGCGGCCGGCAGGTGATGATCTTGACGAGCTCCGGGCCGCCTACGCCGACGCCGCGGAGAGCCTCCAGCTTCGCCTGCAGCAGGGGCACCCTCAGCCGCGACAGCGACGGGTGCCGCGCCAGAATCCGGGACACCTCCGACTCCGTGCAGCCCCATCGGCGGAACACGTCGGCCGGGGTCTGGCTCTCAACCACCACCCCcgtttctcctcctcctcctcctcctcctcctcctcctccttccgattcctcctcctcctcctcttctggTACGGATACCGTTGATGATGGGGCTTCACTTATTATGGTTCGGGTGGGGGCTGACGACGAATACGACGACGACGATAGGGCGATAAGGCATGGGGCGAGAATAGGAGGCAGGCGGCAGCAGCAGCGACGGAGTCCAAGGAGAGCAGCCGCCGCCGTCGTTGCTACTCTCATGCCTCAAGCTGGCATACCGCCGTTTATTAGTGGTACAGACGGTGTTCGACGAGTTTCTCCGTTGTAGGAGCAAAACAGAGTGAACACTGAGCAAGGTCGAGCCAGCTTGTCCCACTGTCGAGCTTGGACCCGACACATTGAGTGCGGTCCGCAAGCTCTCGACACCGTCTCGGACTCATTGTGGCACTAAAGATGCGCACCACTACTATACAGTGAATCTCAACTCATTAACTCCAGAAGCACATTCTTTGCAGTAAGAAATATTATCGGCGTCACAACACGAATTCTATGTAGTCTATTCTTTGCAGTAAATGCATGGTAATCACACAGAACTCTggcttcaaatttcaaaacataACACCAACCGTTCCTAACGCACTCACAAAAAACTTGATAATTGAAACACGAAGTTCTAAATTCaaagcttaattattttatattttcaacaaaatttatttctaaaataaaacaaaaaagcaaGATATAGActggaaagaaacaaaaaaacaaaaaaaggatgTTGAGATGTAAAATAGTTTTCGAGCAGAGCTTCTAACTCCAACGCCTCTTAAATAAAACCTAATTCAAAAGCACCACAAGATCACTCTTAAATACGGATAACTGTACAGTTTACCAACAGGACACCTCCACATGAGTTATGGAATCATGCCACAGACTTGATTATTAAATAGCATGAGAAAATTGAAAAACAGAAAGACTAGTTTGTTTGGTACGCATCAGTCCCCTGAATGTATGCTCTCTTCACCCACCTCCTGATGCTAAGTAGTAAAAGAGCCAGAAGGGGAATTTGCAGTAGTAACAGTTCCAGCACCATTCTCGTCATCTTGGCAATGGAAGAACTgagcaagagagagaggatTATAAGTAGAGCTGGCCTTCCGAAGGCCTTGTATTGCTTTCATGGCGGCCAGAGTGCTGCGATAAACATCAGCCGTCTCCTCTTGAACGCATGAGGTTCTGTGACCACTACTACCACTACGTGTCCCGTCCTTTCCAGGTAAGTCCGAGTCCATGACTTCTGCTTCCAATGGGAATAGAAGCTCCAAATTGTTTTCGCATTCATGGACTAACCTCGTCAGAGGCTCTGTTGTAAAGAAGGGCTGGTGAAGCGCACGCTGTGTGAATGGTACACTCAACAAACCTCCAGTTCTCTTGTCATACTTCTTTAGTATTTTAACCAGCCCTACACAGAAAATCCATAGAAGTAAGGTCGTAAACTGATGTCTGGAGTCATGGAGCATTCTGCAATTAAATGAAGTACCTGCAAAGTTGAGGGAGCTGTAGTTTTTCAGAAGTACCATCTCTCCATGAATGGTCACAAAGTCTTTGCGTATCTCTAACATCTCTTCGCTAAATTCACTTTCTGATGCAAAAGCCCCGTTCTTATTAGCTTTCAGTTTCTCTATTCTCTCCTTCAGCTCCTGCAGGAAATTACGAGAATAAGTTTACTGCAGGGGGTACAAACAACATAAAACTGTCAAAATTAAGCAATTCCCACTGATACAACACTAgttctatttataatttatatatacactACACGTTGATGTTGGTTGTATTTAACTTCACGGGAACACAGGGCATTATGCAGGGGACTAGCCAGGGGACTTTGTCTATCCAACAATTCTAAGTATTAAATGTTAACAATGAAAAAATGAAGCATGGGCAAGAATTGACAGCTGAAAGCCCTTACAATAGACACTTCATTAGCATCTCTTAGTTAGAGTATCGATAAGATTAATATTTAGATGAAAATAAAGAGAACAAAAAGAACTTGCTAGCTACCTTCACAAAACTATGCGAGGTTGTTTGCTTAACACTAAGCCAACAACTTTagaactttttcttttctttttttgagagaaaggtaacatGTTACCTGCTTCATTGACTAGAAGgatgaattaagctacaggGGTCAGGCCACTCAGGCCTCGAAAAGGttgcttttaaaatttaaaaaaaaaaaacttgctaCTGCTTCTAAGATGTGATATGTATGTTGTTCCCACAGGTTCACCAGCTGTTTAATCTTGTAAACTGCACGTGGTGGGTCCGGCTGAACCGTACGAAAGATAGCCTCATTCCTGACCGTCCAAATGACCCACCAGCAGGCTACAAGTCCAGTTATTCTGATACGCATAGACTGGGGGCTCCTTCTGGCCATCCACCTATCCCATACTAAATTCACAACTTTAGAACTTTTTAAACATAATATTTGCGATAATGATTTGTTCGAAAAAGGGTAATTCAAGCTTCAAACCAGATGTTAATATTAGATGGCACAAGAAGAAAATTCTCAACAGTGCTAATTTTTAACagtttaaatgaaaatatacCTGTGCATCACATAGGTTATTTGGCTAGTTGCTATGCAAATGGAAGGTACCACAACGACAGACGAAACCCAAAAACAGATTTAGCTAGAAGCAGTAAGCAAGGAATATGGCAATAACTATTTTTCACCTTATCCAAAAAAGAaccagttttttaa is a genomic window of Ananas comosus cultivar F153 linkage group 13, ASM154086v1, whole genome shotgun sequence containing:
- the LOC109719437 gene encoding transmembrane protein 184B-like, which encodes MASVLFVAVALPCAAGATVLAMLHIYRHLQNYTEPTYQRLIVRIIFMVPVYAVMSFLSLVLRDHSIYFNSIREVYDAWVIYNFLSLCLAWVGGPGAVVLSLSGRVLKPSWVLMTCCFPAFPLDGRFIRRCKQGCLQFVILKPILVVITFILYAKGKYEDGNFSVNQAYLYITIIYTISYSVALYALALFYAACRDLLRPFNPVPKFIIIKSVVFLTYWQGVLVFLAAKSGFVKNAGEAADFQNFVLCIEMLAAAVGHLFAFPYKEYAGANIGGSRDLRRSLAHALNLNDFYHDTVHQFAPTYHDYVLYNNGEGDDGARKYRSRTFVPTGQEMDAVRRNKHVCTGRADNAELSNIPLSSTSPNQSDREAIKSSLLKENAAASARPYDLSILSDIDLSKYPAEVPAVADSSKQLPLNARGTLL
- the LOC109719436 gene encoding pentatricopeptide repeat-containing protein At1g31790, encoding MMAASSTAAAMARTHTTAAGRWWRRTPSSEPSAQARAVLPLQQLRRPQLPSTTTTTTTTTKQHPLGSLITTEGDEGEEEEEEQEQERRAPWSRACRVKTATAGDVLCLMDALRLPVEEDVYVDLIKECTHSRDAVQGAEVHAHILVRTRGAAPAGLILANRLLLMYAACGKVEAARQLFDRMPARDAVSWAAVIAAYSHDNSSSSTSHCEATKLFTKMRAAEFATVAESRSRCCLDAILMALLRSCGRARELGLGRQVHGLIEKMMGASGAGSSLIQFYSTLGRRDAARQALDRVIMYPFQEEDWTSMIACCCREGLFEEAISIFRKTARLGKRGNPCSLLTNVLKACARIGDGGWIGRQVHTIAIKLGAESDQYVGSSLFRMYSQNGLLADARRSLDSVSRLQDDACWNAVLTAYARRGCFEEAIRLLYEKKAAGLQPPQSMVKQIFEMVYGC
- the LOC109719438 gene encoding transcription termination factor MTERF9, chloroplastic; translated protein: MRVATTAAAALLGLRRCCCRLPPILAPCLIALSSSSYSSSAPTRTIISEAPSSTVSVPEEEEEEESEGGGGGGGGGGGETGVVVESQTPADVFRRWGCTESEVSRILARHPSLSRLRVPLLQAKLEALRGVGVGGPELVKIITCRPRFLCGRVGHGVAARIEFLRSTLFPSDDAGAALLLRAVSRNPSLLTYDVEGTMRPCVALYQSLGVDPRALGRLLVSRPTIIPRSALDPEKLDLLRRTRLAPAHPMYKYALSVLAISRLDTLRAKLANLEKFGFSCDDVMGLFARTPNVLTLSVDKVQRNMTYIVGTVKLPPRSVLDEPALLYCNLEKVLRPRHLLVVKLRQMGLRPTPQVKEPYVVKAVRMPERRFLRSFVTCHEDAVARELMEYYENVKGLRRLAESSRSTRRLGFPF
- the LOC109719439 gene encoding SPX domain-containing protein 4 isoform X2 — its product is MRSSTSSTTSTSTRRKSSSSDCRWMARRSPQSMRIRITGLVACWWVIWTVRNEAIFRTVQPDPPRAVYKIKQLELKERIEKLKANKNGAFASESEFSEEMLEIRKDFVTIHGEMVLLKNYSSLNFAGLVKILKKYDKRTGGLLSVPFTQRALHQPFFTTEPLTRLVHECENNLELLFPLEAEVMDSDLPGKDGTRSGSSGHRTSCVQEETADVYRSTLAAMKAIQGLRKASSTYNPLSLAQFFHCQDDENGAGTVTTANSPSGSFTT
- the LOC109719439 gene encoding SPX domain-containing protein 4 isoform X3 codes for the protein MARRSPQSMRIRITGLVACWWVIWTVRNEAIFRTVQPDPPRAVYKIKQLELKERIEKLKANKNGAFASESEFSEEMLEIRKDFVTIHGEMVLLKNYSSLNFAGLVKILKKYDKRTGGLLSVPFTQRALHQPFFTTEPLTRLVHECENNLELLFPLEAEVMDSDLPGKDGTRSGSSGHRTSCVQEETADVYRSTLAAMKAIQGLRKASSTYNPLSLAQFFHCQDDENGAGTVTTANSPSGSFTT
- the LOC109719439 gene encoding SPX domain-containing protein 4 isoform X1, whose protein sequence is MKFGKDFRNHLEETLPEWRDKFLRYKPLKKLIKHLPPDPRLAADDETPADVSAAAAAAPAPARLWIGLEEWFVRMLDEELDKFNDFYFDKEEEFVIRLQELKERIEKLKANKNGAFASESEFSEEMLEIRKDFVTIHGEMVLLKNYSSLNFAGLVKILKKYDKRTGGLLSVPFTQRALHQPFFTTEPLTRLVHECENNLELLFPLEAEVMDSDLPGKDGTRSGSSGHRTSCVQEETADVYRSTLAAMKAIQGLRKASSTYNPLSLAQFFHCQDDENGAGTVTTANSPSGSFTT